The Chiroxiphia lanceolata isolate bChiLan1 chromosome 3, bChiLan1.pri, whole genome shotgun sequence DNA segment GGGGAATCCTTCACTAACACTTTTTCTGCAAGGCCTGCGTTGTAGCCTACAAGTTAGcagcttaaaaattaaaatgtgaatgaaaTGCTTATTCAACGAGACAAGGAAAACCTGCCCCAGAGTACACTGCCATCAGCAACTTCTCCCCTCATCCCTTAGTTTCTCTCAGTCTGTTTCAGTATTCTTCAATCTCTCCTTAAAACATTCTCACCTTTGATTTTCCATGTGGTGTAATTTCAGAGGATCAGTGTTTCTCAACTTTTTTGGTGTATGAAACTACCTTTGCACCAAAGGATGTCAGCTGAATGTATAGCCACATGGGGACTCACATAAGGTCTCAGCTTGATCTGTTTTAGAGCTCAAGTTGCTTCACTGCTCAGAAAAGACGAATGTGGTGATGAGAAGCCACCTCAGGCAAAGGTATTTCCCTTAGATATCACTCCTTTTTTGAGTGATCCCAAGAAAACCAACACCATCATCAACGGTGCCAGGGAGTGGAATGAGTTCCAGcctcagcaggagcaggaactCCACAGTCCCTGCAAATGGGCCAGCAAAGCCCAGAGTGAGACAGACAGCAGCATACAGAGCAAGGTTAGCATGGAGTGAACTGAAAGGCTATTCTTGGCTCCAGCTTTAATATTTGTTAAGCTAATTATACCAGACAGATGCAGCTGATCTCAATTTTTCTGGCATACagctcctcccttcctccttaTCAGACAAGCTTGCCCCAGGGAGGAATAATTAAGATGTGCAGTTAGAACAACTGGAGCAAAGGCTTTAATGGCCCAAAGGGCCATCAAAGGGAGGTCAAACTAAACCATGAGCTCATTGCTTACTTTTGTTTCATCTTTGCTGTCCTATATGGCGCTTGCTCCAGCTTCCAGTAGGAAACATATTTCCCTAGTGGGGAGCATAGGGAATTCCCACAGTCACCCTATGACCAATACCTGTCACTCAgggtattttaaaatcaattaacAAAGTGGAAATGAACAACTAAGATTCTATGGaagccaggagcagggcagctaTGAGATGAACGATATATACTTGGTATCTCAAAGCCCAGAACATCTGCTCAGCATAACCCAATTTGAGAAAGTCATCTTTCTTAAAAACACACCACCATTACTGCAAATATTAATTATTCCCTCAAGTACTAAAAGTCTGTTAGCAAAAcccattgctttttttccacacagaagATGCTTCAGATTAACAGTTTTTAAACACTTGTTAGACATGTCTTACAGAGCATAAGCCAAGTTTACAGCACACCTGCCACAGAAGAGAAAGGTAAAGAACTATGGTCAGCTCAACCAGCCCCAGCCTTCAAACAGGCACACTGACAAAGCAACTACATCTCCTTTGGACAACTACAGGTTCTCAAAGAGTACTTTTTATGCATCCCTGTTAGGTGCATTTTCCACAGTTAAATGCACTTGGCTTTTCTAGGGCAAGATTTAGATGTGGAATTTTTACAGTATTAGCATTTGGTTACCATTCACTACTTTTGCTTTCATGTTAAGAATCATTAAGTTTCTAGATGAATTTGGACAAGCTAAAGGAAACCCTGATTTGGATGCAGGGACTTTCTTTGAGATTAAAGCTATGGCTCCACTGTGTATGTACTGAAGTTTGCTGTATACATGAGAATAAAGGTGAGTGCCATTTCAACTGCAAGCTTGaagctaaaagcaaaaaaaaaagtcacttggGAAGCTTCAAGAGACTCAGGAATGAGCTATCATCACTTCTGTTTAAATCCTACTAATTCAGCTAGTGAAGTGTACAGTCTCAGCTAAAAGCAGAGTGGAGGTTAAACATTGTCTTTCACAGTTGCTGGtaagaaaacagctttatttctCATCTTGCTAGAGCCACTGTTTCTATCAGCAATGCCAATCTTTGGACAACCCTTTAAATTTTAACACTTAGTCTACGTTAGCTTAAGCTTAACACATTTACACATtaaggttttcttctttaaacatCAGGCATTTGCTATGCCATGCTTGGAGTCCAGGACCTTCTGGCAAATGGATCAGATCCAGCTCTAGGACCAATTAATTTGTCAGgagcatttttcagttttagtgCAACAAGTGGCAGCAGACTAGCATCAGGTTAAACAGAAGTCAGAATGTTCTACTTCAATAAGCAGACGCTATTTTTTCATCAACAAACCCTGTATTAGCTCCCAGCACTTACTACTTAGTGCCATCTACCACATTTAATCCAAAGTCAGAAGGGTAGCATGTATTTTCATAACATTAAATAAGAGCTTCTAATTGTATTGCATGTACCAAAGATGTCAAGTCCCATTTCTTATCTGTTTTATACTAAAGCCCTAGGCTACATGGGTCAGAGAGCTAGTCAGCCACAGAGTTTCAGCTTCTTAAGTTTTCCCATAACATATTTTAGTTCTTGCACGCATTAACAAGCAGCTTGTCAGTGGCAGTCCTGGAGCGTTGTGCTGTATTCTCTCATTAATGACTAGATGTGTTTAAACAGGCATCAGTCCTGGCCACAGCACTTATAGACTAACTTACCTAAAACCAGCACTGCACTGAACTTGCAATAGGCAACTGTGTTAAGTCCATGTTCAGTAGTGAAAAACGAATGCAAATCCACATGAATTCACACAGTATTCAATTCATTGACAGTCAACCTTTTTCTAATCATATATGAAAAAGACACAATTTAGTTTCCCTACCCACTGAGGGTTTCCTTCACTTCTGAGAAAGTTGGGAGGGCAATGGTAGGGGAAATAGCAAATGTGTTACTCATTTATTAAGAAGTTCTGGGCTCACAGCATCTGGTCTGCCTTCATACATGGTATAAGAGCCAGCCATGacacattaattttttacagATTAACCAAACACAGGACCAGTTATTTCaatatactttattttaaaacaggtaGGTCACAAAGCACTAAGCTTAGCCCGTTCTGCCATACACAAGCTACAAATACTTGTTTGACAGTTGAGGGTCAGTCTTTAGTAGCATACAtgaaaagtgaataaaaatcCATATAAAACAATATTCAAATAGTTTCCATAGGAACACAGATAATTGTGACCCATCTCCTAGttattttttgttgcatttatgCCAAACctaaactttaaaaaaccacttaaaaatCCTAGCAAGAATTAAGTTAATGGTCCCCCAAATGCCCTAAATTCAATGACTAACCTTGCAGTTAATTACTAAATATTACCTATACATTAATACTAGCTGAAGCACAAGTTGCTGGATATTCAATTCCACTTTCCCAGGCACAAGAGAGTGGCAGACTAGCAAcatcctgctcctccacttCAGCTAGGAACCCTTGctccttgatctgctgcatTAGTTgcctagaaagaaaaaaagaagagaaagtcAAAAAGTGTTTCACTTTAATCTGCCTAAAATAGTAAGcaaggtactttttttttactgccatGGAGTATGAAATGAACTTTTTATTCATCACCTACAATTCAGACATTATTACCatagggggaaaaataaaaataataaaagcagaatCCACGCAGGTCACTTGTGGCTGCGTAGGCTTTAGGTTAAATGTCAATACCAAGCTGGTTTCACCACTTCTGTGTAGGATTTATATCTGAAAAGATGCATCTATACACCTGTAGCTACATCTGTATACCTCATTCTACGCAATTTTACTGACTTAGTTCTCAATAGTTCAAAATTTCTGTCCTGAAAATCCCTGACAACTTGACTATCTCTTATCCCACACCCTCACATTCCTAGGTAACTTGAATCAAGTAGAAGTATGGATGACAGACTAGGAATGTAAACGAGCTGACCAGTGAGAACGTTTCAACTCCTTCCATACTCAGATGAGTGTTGTACTAAAAGACAACATCAGAAGAACCTCAATTGACTGAGTTTTTGGACTTAGctcatagattcatagaatggtttgggttggaagggtaCCTTGAAGATCTAGTTCCAACttgctgccatgggcagggacaccttcaattagaccaggttgctcagagaaccatccagcctggccttgaatacctccagggatggggcatccacaacttccctgggcaacctgctccagtgccccaccaccttcatagtaaagaattttttcctaatatctagtctaaatctactctctttcagtttgaagccattcccccttgtcctgtcactacatgctcctGTAAATAGCCTTGTCCCATTTTTCCTGTAAGTTCCTacaggtactggaaggccacaattaggtcacccttaagccttctcttttccaggctgaacaattccaattctctcagtctttcctcacaggagaggtgctccaccCCTCTAATGAACTtggtgaccctcctctggactcgctccaacaggtccatgtccttcctgtgctggagacccCAGAGTTagatgcagcactccaggtggggtctcaccagagcagaatcccctccctcgatctgctgcccacactgcttttgatcCAGCCCAAgacacattttgctttctgggctgcaagtgcacattgcagagtcatgtccagcctctcatccaccagcatccccaggtccttcttGACAGGGCTGCTttcaatctgttcatcccccagcctggattgacACTGGGGGTTGTCCCAACCCAGGAGCAGCACCTTGCACGTGGTCTCATCAGACTGCGTGAGGTTCTCATGCACCCAGTTCTTgagcctgtcaaggtccctctggatagTATCCCAACCTTCAGGTGTGTCAAAAGCACctctcagcttggtgtcatcttaTAGTTCTAGTTATTTTAGATATGCATGGCAAAGAGTTGTGCTACTACCTGACTCTTCATGTACTACAAGCTTTTACTTAAACATATGTAATCATCTCGTCCTTTATCCTTCAGTTTCTAGCCACAAATTTAGTTGTACACCTCTATAACATTAGATTACATGCCAAAAGACTTTCACCTGGCCTAGAAAGATCTGCACCGTAATCTCATTGATGCATCCCCCTCAGTTAAGGGCCAGCTTATATCACAGAATTCTCTtgccaaaagagaaaacacaggcagTGACATAGAGCTGAAAGAGGGCTGTGGCCTTGGATGACAGTTATGTCTGCACAGTTAAGCTCAGCATGCCTCAGACCAAGTATTAAATTTTAACAGAAACCTAATGCTACAGAGAAAAAGCTAATTATTCCCCTGCAGAGCAATTTTTAGTTCAATTCTGGAGTCTCATAGGAAATCTAAAAGCTTcatttggttaaaaaaatgcttcaattGACAGCAGATTTCACTAAGGGAAAGCAACAATACAAGCCTTGCTTATAAAGGCAAGGCTAGTAAAAGAATGGAGAAAGCATCCCCTTATTTTCATGGCAGGAAGTTCCCCTGAACTTAAGGACTTTCAATAAATTTGAAAGTAACCCAACGGCAGAGCTAATAATGCTTTAGGGTAACACTGCTGCCCAGATGCCCTCTGGCAGTGTAGTAGGCAGATGTCAATACAGAGGTAAGGGCTTCCTCTTACAGGAAACCCCGCTTTTATAGAAGGTGCAATCCATTAACTTGTCTTTCACAGAGGAGCACCCAGGTTACTTTAAACTACTGTTCAAGGTGCAGTTGCACAGTATCCCTGCACTTAAGAGGTGTTCCTGCTTTCTTTGGTTACCTGTTTAGTAACTTCCTGTGGAGATCTAGCACTCTGCACTGAGCAATGAGCCAGAGCTCAACCTAAACCAAGGAACAGTTCTCAAATAAACAGACAGATCATACTGTGAAGCAGCACTGTTAAGTGTCCTGCAGTTAGGATTTAGCAAGCTACCAACTTATCAAGACAACATATTATTAGAACTGTGATCGACTGGTCACAGAAGCTAACTGTAAAGAATTCATAATGATTCTGTATGTTGTGCCAAAGTGAAAACACTAGATAGAAGCCCAAATTAATGAAAACTTCTAACATTACCCCTTTAAAAGCACCTCTCCTGGAAGGGTGTACATCAGAGAAAAGAGTAAATTAACAGCGTCAGCATCGTTCTAAGCACACAGCAAAAACCTTCAAAGGCACTGCCTTCTTCCACACCAGCAGGTTTTGGCACCAGAGAGCTATGGCACCAAAACTATGGCTCTGCTTGTTGACGGGTAGCCAGCTGACATGGACTACTCACTACAGTCATCTATCTGTATCAAAAGCACTGATGGATCAAGATACTTAAGTTACTAACCATGCAGGTCTTGACATCACATAGTGTATTGTTGGTCTCTGGAATCCATTGAAAGTAGAAGCTGCTGCAACAGTATAGGCACCCATGTTTTCAAACAGGATCCAGTCACCAACTTGCAACTCTGGCATATTGAAACGTTCAACAATACGATCTAAGCCATCACAGGTTGGTCCCCATATGCTGCAGGAGTAGCAGCTGTCATCTGGCTTCGGCCGCTGAAGGAAAAGTGGAGTATAATTATTTGACTATCAAAACAGAGCTTCCAGAAGTAGTGTCGTGATTAGTATAATATTCCACCTTgtagagaggaggaggaagagctgttTGCAAATCCTTCTTCACCCTCAGCTTTGAATTAATGCTACTGCATGCTTCATAAGTTAAATACCAAACTCTGGCAACATGAAGGGAGCAGTGAACTGAGAAGTGACTGCTGTGACAAGGATTCTCCTACATTCATGATACACAGTTAGTATGTGGTACTTCTGAATGGCCATACCTTTTGCAGAACTGGTTTAACATGTGCATGATCATACAAGATGCAGTTGAATGAACCATAGACTCCATCATTCACATAGTACATAAGAGTTTTGTCATTTGTATCATCTTCATCTGAAAGAATTTGAGATACCATTAGGAGAATGCTTAGGCAGAAACACATAGTCGGCTAGAACTAAGACTAGTCTAGATTTACATACCATCAGAACCTGTTTGCTCCtttaatacaattttctttgcaatgaTGTTGACTGCCAGCGTGAATGCTGATGCAACATAGTATCTTCCTGGCTCTGCAATAATATTTATTCCAGAATCTGAAGGGAAGTATTTATCCAGTGCTGGGTTGATTACACTTGTTATCTAGGGAAGAATTAGATGCCAATATTAGAATTTCAGCAGTTACTCAGCTGCTATTTTAGAAGCCTGAAATGAAGTCAGACTCTTAGGTACACAATGATGTACTGGCCAAACATGTAGCATCTATTAACACCTGTTATAATCTCTAGTGattacttttgctttattttcccattCAAAGTCTTGTTTGTGATTAAATTTACACAAAGcaacaaaagcaaacatcaATTGCAGCTTAATATTTAAGTGACAAAACAACTCATGTTTGAGTCTAAAGAAAATCACCATTCCTAGACTCATTAAACCAACATTAATGCCCTGCAAGTTCCCACTCTTCAAAATTTGATTTCTAGTCCCCTTGTAGTTCTCCTAATTATGCAATATTCCCCATCTTACTGCATCCTAAAGAAGTCATGTCACTGGATTTGAAATTCAGTTGCCTTTATCAACAGTTATTTCCAAGTTCTGAAGTTACCATTAAGCTGCCTCCAATGGCAGCATGGCTGTATATTGCCATGGAGCCCAAAGACAACATCATTTGCACTTAATGGCAATACTGCACTATGAGAAGCCAGAGTTCATTAGGAAGTATCACAAGTGCAACAATGTTAGCCCACACTATTAGCAGAAAACTCATTTTGTATAACTTACTGTCTCCTTGTGTTAATATGTAACAACATTTAACACTGCCTTGGGTTAGAGGGGCAGGTGCTGAGACAACACTGCTTTAAAGTAGAAGTCCTATAAATATCCAGGCCCCTTGttcttctgaaagcagaacTATTTCTGTATGAAAGTAGACTGGAGAACACTGGAgatcaatttaaaaattatccaAAAGCTAGTTCTAAATCAAATCAGACACTGATCTAATTTGCTGCAACCCATAAGGGGAGTGGGGGTTCAGGACTACCTTTTCACCCTATTTGGGAGCAGTGCCAATCCAGACAGTTTGAAGTACAGTATCAACTTGAAGAAGTTTATGCCAGTAAGAATTAAGCCTGCAATTAAACCCTGCTTTCCAAGTTTGAGATCTCTGCATGTTTATGCAGTCATTTAGCTAAGTATCTAATGAGTTCATctaatttttagttttcagattaactcctcttttcctctaaattacATTTCTGACCAAGTAGACACATTCTTGCAAATGTGTCTgcatacaaacagaaaaagcaagatTTTGTTTAATCCAGATCAACATTCGAAAAGACTCCACAACCTGAGAATTCTTTTAGAAATGCTATACCTCTTCAAATTTAAGCTTGACATCTTCAGAGCCAGGGAAGCCACCACCAATATCAAGCAGATACATATTGAAGCCAAGTTCAGCCTAAAATGAGATTATTGGCAACACGGTCAAGAAATCAGTTGTTAATTTATCATTTTAGCTTAAAAGGTAATGTGAAGtcatttcattaatatttgGAACAGAGATAACTCATCATATTCAAGTAATAGTCACTTCAGTATGAGCTGCCAATTTTAGTGCATCTGTAGATGAGTTTTGCCAAACTGGTCAAAGTAAGCCATCAAGCCCTCAAAAATTCCAACATGAAATCAGTGACTTAGCCAGCTTTTTTAACCCCATAACACATCCACACTTGATTAACTTTTGCCACAACAGTTGATCAGTAGTTccagagaaagcagaattagACTTACTCCCATATCAAACACACAGCGGGCATCAGAAATGGCTTGAACAAAGGTCTCTGGGTCTGTACATCCACTTCCAACATGGAAACTGTGAAGAGATACAAAATATCAGTTGCTACCTGGCAAATTAGTCAAGAAGTCTTGTATAAACTCATGTCACCACATGCATCTCTGTCCTTAGGTagattatttaaagaaaacttattTAATATGACTATTTTGACATTATCAACTCACCTAACTCCAACAATGGCAAGCTCAAGTTCTTTTGCACGTTCCAGAAGAAGCCTGCTAGTCTTCAATGTAGCTCCAAATTTAACACTCAGACGACAAACTGCTTTGGAGTCATCAGTTGTAATGCGCAAGACTAACctagaaataggaaaaaatgaggAGTTAAGTTTCAGTAGAACAGACATCATTATCAGGCAGCTATGACCTCAGAGTGAGACTGAGCTTAAAGATACAAGCTTCCCTGCCTATCTCTTCCTAATGTGTCACTAAGCTATACAGGATTAGATCTCACTGTTTAGAAGtatgtttattttctcataattttGCAGCCTATCTTATCTAAGAAAGAACAAGTTTCAGGTAACAGCAGATGTTTCTGTAACTTGGGAACCCAAGGAAGAATTATAGAACAATTAGCATGACTTACTTGGCTTTTGGATGGGCCCTTGCAACTTTCATTAGTTCTACTTCACTGTCAAATGTCATCATCTGTACACCACTGCTGGCAGCATGTTTGATTTGAGATACTTGTTTGCAGGGATTTGCATATATTATTCTCTCAGATGGTACACCAAGGCTCTGTACCAGCTGTATTT contains these protein-coding regions:
- the ODC1 gene encoding ornithine decarboxylase; translation: MSNFSKEEFELTFLDEGFTAKDILDQKINEVSSSDDKDAFYVADLGDIVKKHMRWHKALPRVTPFYAVKCNDSKAVVKTLAVLGAGFDCASKTEIQLVQSLGVPSERIIYANPCKQVSQIKHAASSGVQMMTFDSEVELMKVARAHPKAKLVLRITTDDSKAVCRLSVKFGATLKTSRLLLERAKELELAIVGVSFHVGSGCTDPETFVQAISDARCVFDMGAELGFNMYLLDIGGGFPGSEDVKLKFEEITSVINPALDKYFPSDSGINIIAEPGRYYVASAFTLAVNIIAKKIVLKEQTGSDDEDDTNDKTLMYYVNDGVYGSFNCILYDHAHVKPVLQKRPKPDDSCYSCSIWGPTCDGLDRIVERFNMPELQVGDWILFENMGAYTVAAASTFNGFQRPTIHYVMSRPAWQLMQQIKEQGFLAEVEEQDVASLPLSCAWESGIEYPATCASASINV